The Methanomethylovorans hollandica DSM 15978 genome includes a region encoding these proteins:
- a CDS encoding DUF488 domain-containing protein has translation MAKGPTCYTIGYGDRTLEEFISLILNSNITHLIDVRHYPHSWMEDFDKESLQTILPKNGIAYVHCAGVGGMRESSYSEYMETEEFNNSFTRLVAFILEVNSIDGNPVLMCAEKNPKDCHRRYLAQHLEQQSGIEIVHLTETGQMDLCSFF, from the coding sequence ATGGCAAAAGGACCTACATGTTACACAATCGGATATGGGGATCGTACTCTTGAGGAATTCATATCCCTGATACTGAACAGCAATATCACCCACCTTATAGATGTAAGGCATTATCCCCATTCATGGATGGAGGATTTTGACAAGGAATCATTGCAGACAATACTTCCAAAGAATGGGATCGCTTATGTGCACTGTGCCGGGGTGGGTGGCATGCGGGAAAGCTCTTACAGTGAATATATGGAAACAGAAGAATTCAACAACAGTTTTACCAGGCTTGTTGCTTTCATATTGGAAGTAAATAGCATAGATGGAAACCCGGTCTTAATGTGTGCTGAAAAGAATCCTAAGGACTGCCACAGGAGATACCTGGCACAGCACCTGGAACAACAATCGGGAATAGAAATAGTGCATCTGACCGAGACAGGTCAGATGGATCTGTGTTCTTTTTTCTGA
- a CDS encoding allosteric regulator of homoserine dehydrogenase yields the protein MRVSMDIELQDAPGQLVHALKPISEFRGNLVSVVHHHEKRTPRGTIPVQVVFETESLSITTLITKLENLGVGVIRVNEERYLERGTVVLIGHIVHTDLEDTIDTIDKTGYAEVVELHLSMPSINKSSSASFKLDAVGKKELRDAISLLRSIAQKKDLVLIEPIESEIL from the coding sequence ATGCGAGTTTCTATGGATATAGAATTACAGGATGCTCCAGGACAACTGGTGCATGCACTGAAGCCAATATCTGAGTTCAGGGGCAACCTGGTCTCTGTGGTACATCATCATGAGAAAAGAACTCCAAGAGGTACCATTCCTGTACAAGTGGTATTTGAGACAGAGTCCCTGAGCATAACTACTCTTATAACCAAGCTGGAAAATCTTGGTGTGGGAGTGATCCGGGTAAATGAAGAGAGGTATCTAGAAAGAGGGACAGTCGTGCTCATAGGTCATATAGTGCACACAGACCTGGAAGACACTATCGATACGATTGATAAAACTGGATATGCAGAAGTAGTTGAACTGCATCTTTCTATGCCCAGCATAAATAAATCATCCTCTGCCTCATTCAAGCTTGATGCCGTCGGAAAGAAAGAATTGAGGGATGCAATATCATTGCTAAGGTCGATAGCCCAGAAAAAAGACCTTGTGCTGATAGAACCCATTGAGAGTGAGATCCTGTGA
- a CDS encoding homoserine dehydrogenase: MKTIKASIIGFGSVGQGVARVLLRKKEEFRSIGLEIMVVAVADSKTAVVDLEGVDLATVLERKESEGVVGDAHITGHDIIRDIEHDLVIETTPTNIDTGGVGLQNMLTAFSKKRHVVTSNKGPLALKYRELAALAEKSGCAFRFEATVGGAMPLLNLVRDTLAGNDVISIEGIFNGTCNYILTRMMEEHATYELMLAEAQELGIAEKDPAYDVEGIDTACKLVILANAIFGIDATYKDVQVTGISRITPEALMLAETDGYVIKLIGEVNKQRIQVAPRLVPIGHPLAVGGTMNVASLQTDLAGPVIVVGRGAGSIETASAILSDIVSICKE; the protein is encoded by the coding sequence ATGAAAACAATAAAGGCATCAATAATTGGTTTTGGCTCTGTTGGACAGGGAGTGGCAAGAGTATTGCTCCGCAAGAAAGAGGAATTCAGATCAATTGGCCTTGAAATTATGGTTGTGGCAGTGGCAGATTCAAAGACTGCTGTAGTTGATCTGGAAGGTGTGGACCTTGCAACGGTGCTTGAGCGCAAGGAATCAGAAGGTGTGGTGGGTGATGCCCATATCACAGGCCATGATATCATCCGTGACATAGAACACGATCTGGTCATAGAAACAACTCCTACTAATATAGATACCGGTGGTGTGGGACTGCAGAACATGCTTACTGCATTCAGTAAAAAAAGGCATGTGGTAACATCCAATAAAGGACCACTTGCTTTAAAATACAGGGAACTTGCAGCACTGGCAGAGAAGTCTGGTTGCGCTTTCAGGTTTGAAGCAACCGTGGGAGGTGCAATGCCTTTGCTCAATCTTGTGAGGGATACTCTGGCAGGTAATGATGTTATCAGTATAGAAGGCATATTCAATGGCACCTGTAATTATATCCTTACTCGTATGATGGAAGAGCACGCAACCTATGAGCTCATGCTTGCAGAGGCACAGGAACTGGGTATAGCGGAAAAGGACCCTGCCTATGACGTGGAAGGCATAGACACAGCATGCAAGCTTGTGATCCTTGCAAATGCTATTTTTGGAATAGATGCCACGTACAAAGATGTGCAGGTTACAGGTATCTCTCGCATCACTCCTGAGGCGTTGATGCTGGCCGAGACCGATGGTTATGTTATAAAGCTCATAGGAGAGGTCAACAAGCAGAGGATCCAGGTAGCTCCACGGCTTGTACCAATAGGCCATCCGCTAGCGGTAGGTGGAACTATGAATGTAGCCTCGCTGCAAACCGATCTTGCCGGACCCGTTATAGTTGTTGGCAGAGGTGCAGGTTCCATAGAGACAGCAAGCGCTATTCTCAGCGATATTGTTTCCATTTGCAAGGAATAA
- a CDS encoding cupredoxin domain-containing protein: MKNKLLVSIVLISFLAFSGCTDKENMPDTGSNTSTNVSVDDTKYFEIYIDNYAFHPQSITISRGDTIRWTNNDSVPFIVKSSVFQSPTLTKDMTFTYTFHERRTYNYYLATHPYTQSGTIVVE, translated from the coding sequence ATGAAAAATAAGTTGCTTGTAAGTATAGTGCTGATATCTTTTCTGGCATTTTCTGGATGTACAGACAAAGAAAACATGCCGGATACTGGCAGTAATACCAGTACAAATGTATCTGTAGATGACACAAAATACTTTGAAATATACATTGATAATTATGCCTTCCATCCTCAATCCATCACTATTTCCCGGGGCGATACGATAAGGTGGACAAACAATGATTCAGTGCCATTCATTGTCAAAAGCAGTGTATTCCAGTCCCCCACACTGACCAAAGACATGACCTTCACCTACACTTTCCATGAGAGACGTACATATAACTATTATCTTGCCACACATCCTTATACACAAAGTGGAACAATAGTGGTGGAGTAA
- a CDS encoding DUF7343 domain-containing protein gives MAEAAEVATVHGAVYDWETFKLLENTIVEVNSTPPQSQVAKYGLYSFDLPMGIYILKASYYENGELASYREEMLNITDGGDYLLDMLLLPAYPESNLNDSDLPEIPTLIEEENPLPGNNGSKSTIFLIVAGSLLIAGAIVFLVLKKKQSSQKAYLETSLYETEYSGSENTTDDGVSLPQDLQQVVNIIKANGGRITQRELRNKIHYSEAKVSLMISDLENRGIVEKYKKGRGNIIVLKYAEHQNI, from the coding sequence ATGGCGGAGGCCGCGGAAGTCGCAACAGTCCATGGTGCAGTATATGATTGGGAGACCTTCAAGCTTCTGGAGAACACAATTGTTGAAGTGAACTCCACACCTCCGCAGTCACAGGTAGCCAAATATGGTCTCTACTCCTTTGATCTGCCGATGGGCATCTACATCCTCAAAGCAAGTTATTATGAGAATGGTGAACTGGCCTCATACAGAGAAGAAATGCTCAATATTACAGATGGAGGAGACTATCTGCTGGACATGTTGCTTCTACCGGCTTATCCTGAAAGCAATTTGAATGATAGTGACCTTCCGGAGATTCCGACACTGATAGAAGAAGAAAATCCCCTTCCGGGGAATAATGGCTCTAAAAGCACCATTTTCTTAATAGTGGCAGGCTCGTTGCTAATTGCAGGTGCAATCGTATTTTTGGTATTGAAAAAGAAACAAAGTTCTCAGAAAGCCTATCTGGAAACCAGTTTATATGAAACTGAATACTCAGGTTCAGAGAATACAACTGATGATGGTGTATCGCTGCCGCAAGACCTTCAACAGGTAGTCAACATCATAAAAGCCAATGGAGGACGTATTACTCAAAGAGAACTTCGTAACAAGATACATTATTCAGAGGCTAAAGTAAGCCTTATGATATCTGATCTTGAGAACAGGGGCATTGTCGAGAAATATAAAAAAGGAAGGGGTAACATCATAGTACTCAAATATGCAGAACACCAAAATATATAA
- a CDS encoding TldD/PmbA family protein: protein MKNVDFYDVRVVDATTTSIIIDNGNVEEISVNYTRGGGIRALCGGSWGFTSADGYFNEKKALNAASELAVSMNSRNPKEKVDLKTVGKPTLKDLPRIKVDPRDISIEEKVALLKEMSKRAKLEGISSTSAVYSESEVKVCYNNIDGLDCEYELIRSGFAVSAVASENGIYQAGRESKFGVKGYEIFDETDALELATNAANEALQLIHAKPAKGGNMPVILDQELAGVFVHEAVGHASEADLVLEGSSILENMIGKQIASPLITIVDDPTLHEYGYFPFDDEGAQSQKTTIIKDGVMSSYLHSRETSAKLGGEPGHSRCQGYSMPIVRMSNTYLDNGKSTFEEMLEEIGDGMYLIGSRGGQVNTGEGIFQFNAEKAYLIEKGEITTLMRDVSLSGKTLEILNNVTHVGNDLKMNSGRCGKGGQLVPVSDGSPHICISKAVVGGV, encoded by the coding sequence ATGAAAAATGTTGACTTTTACGACGTAAGGGTGGTAGATGCTACCACTACGTCCATAATTATTGACAATGGAAACGTTGAAGAGATATCTGTGAACTATACAAGAGGAGGAGGCATACGCGCTCTGTGTGGTGGTTCATGGGGTTTTACTTCAGCTGATGGCTATTTCAATGAGAAGAAAGCACTAAATGCTGCTTCTGAGCTCGCTGTTAGTATGAATTCCCGCAATCCCAAAGAAAAAGTAGACCTCAAGACGGTAGGCAAACCAACTTTAAAAGACCTTCCTCGCATAAAGGTCGATCCAAGGGATATATCCATTGAAGAAAAAGTAGCACTGCTCAAGGAAATGAGCAAGCGTGCAAAACTTGAGGGGATAAGCAGCACAAGTGCCGTCTACTCTGAATCTGAAGTCAAGGTGTGTTATAACAACATTGACGGTCTGGATTGTGAATACGAGCTTATAAGATCCGGATTTGCTGTTAGTGCAGTGGCCTCAGAGAATGGCATTTACCAGGCAGGAAGGGAAAGCAAGTTCGGTGTCAAAGGATATGAGATATTCGATGAAACAGATGCTCTTGAGCTTGCAACAAATGCAGCTAACGAAGCCCTTCAGCTCATACATGCCAAGCCTGCAAAGGGAGGTAATATGCCTGTGATACTTGATCAAGAACTTGCAGGAGTTTTCGTACATGAGGCTGTAGGTCATGCTTCAGAAGCTGATCTGGTGCTTGAGGGAAGTTCCATACTTGAGAATATGATTGGAAAACAGATAGCTTCACCCCTTATCACTATAGTGGATGATCCTACGCTTCATGAATATGGTTATTTCCCGTTCGATGATGAAGGGGCACAATCACAAAAGACTACCATCATAAAGGATGGTGTTATGAGTTCTTATCTGCATTCCAGAGAAACTTCAGCAAAGCTTGGAGGCGAACCCGGACACAGCAGGTGTCAGGGATATTCCATGCCTATAGTGCGCATGAGCAATACATATCTTGATAATGGCAAATCCACCTTTGAAGAAATGCTTGAGGAAATAGGCGATGGAATGTACCTTATTGGTTCCAGAGGCGGACAGGTCAACACTGGTGAAGGCATATTCCAGTTCAATGCAGAAAAGGCATATCTCATTGAAAAAGGAGAGATCACAACCCTCATGAGAGATGTATCTCTGTCCGGAAAGACCCTTGAGATCCTCAACAATGTTACACATGTGGGCAATGATCTGAAAATGAATTCCGGGAGATGTGGCAAAGGCGGACAGCTGGTACCTGTGAGCGATGGTTCTCCTCATATTTGCATCTCAAAGGCTGTTGTCGGAGGTGTCTGA
- a CDS encoding ATP-dependent DNA ligase, with protein MTSFREFCRTCKVIEETAGSLDMTALVAELFSLVTSEELPVVTHFVMGEVFPAWSDEEVGLGTGILLNALSKSSGLPVKEIEDVVRETGDIGKTTVKVLGKISKGQATFSSFLDSPVELSIMEVYERFKDIAHATGKGSQTSRIKHLQYLFNSASAEDVGYIARLAIEDMRIGVGEGIVRDAIAKAFEVPVASVERGFMLTNDMGIVAVTAKEGGDEALLELGLQIGRPIKLMLAQVTPDIETAIRELGVVAAEWKFDGARVQIHKKGDEVILYSRRLENITGSLPDIVSSVKRAVKADSAILDGEAVAIDENGRPKPFQEILKRLRRKHDVQNKVRHIPLILNLFDIMYLDGESLIELPLQKRREFLVASVENDDLVRVDSQLITSDLSQIENMYEQALSAGHEGIMIKNPASPYSPGKRGKNWLKKKPVMETLDLVVIGAEWGYGRRTSFLGSYALACHDPDTGQFLPVGKVATGISDEQLAELTEMFREHVISGSGTSVEIRPHILFEVAFEEIQKSTNYESGYALRFPRLVRVRDDKSLEEVDTLERLEDMYRTQRK; from the coding sequence ATGACAAGCTTCAGGGAGTTCTGCAGGACATGTAAAGTCATAGAAGAAACAGCCGGATCTCTGGATATGACAGCTCTTGTGGCAGAGCTCTTCTCTCTTGTGACAAGTGAGGAGTTGCCGGTAGTAACTCATTTTGTCATGGGCGAAGTCTTTCCCGCATGGAGTGATGAAGAAGTAGGCCTGGGCACAGGTATTCTTCTCAATGCACTTTCCAAATCATCAGGTCTGCCAGTGAAGGAAATAGAAGACGTAGTAAGGGAAACCGGAGATATAGGCAAGACTACAGTGAAAGTTCTGGGCAAAATATCTAAGGGGCAGGCTACTTTTTCTTCGTTTTTAGACTCACCTGTGGAACTAAGCATCATGGAAGTCTATGAAAGATTCAAGGACATAGCCCATGCAACAGGCAAGGGGTCCCAGACATCCAGGATAAAGCATCTACAATATCTTTTTAACTCGGCGTCTGCTGAAGATGTTGGGTATATAGCCAGGCTTGCCATAGAGGACATGAGGATAGGTGTGGGAGAAGGTATTGTCAGGGATGCCATTGCAAAGGCTTTTGAAGTTCCCGTAGCATCCGTTGAAAGAGGCTTCATGCTCACTAATGACATGGGAATTGTGGCTGTCACTGCAAAAGAAGGTGGTGATGAGGCTCTTTTAGAATTAGGATTGCAGATAGGCAGGCCTATAAAACTAATGCTTGCACAAGTAACACCGGATATTGAAACTGCTATAAGGGAGCTGGGAGTTGTCGCTGCAGAGTGGAAATTTGATGGTGCCAGGGTGCAGATACATAAAAAGGGCGATGAGGTCATCCTCTACTCCCGGCGCCTGGAGAACATCACAGGCTCGCTTCCCGACATTGTATCGTCAGTAAAGAGGGCAGTAAAAGCTGATTCTGCCATACTTGACGGGGAGGCTGTGGCGATTGACGAAAATGGAAGACCGAAACCATTCCAGGAGATCCTTAAGCGTCTCAGACGTAAACATGATGTACAGAACAAGGTAAGACACATACCACTTATTCTTAACCTTTTTGACATCATGTACCTTGATGGTGAAAGCCTTATAGAGCTCCCCCTGCAAAAGAGACGGGAATTCCTTGTAGCCTCTGTAGAGAACGATGATCTCGTCCGCGTGGACAGCCAGCTCATAACATCAGACCTTTCACAGATAGAAAACATGTATGAACAGGCATTGAGTGCAGGTCATGAAGGCATTATGATAAAGAACCCTGCATCTCCATATTCACCGGGAAAGCGGGGAAAGAACTGGCTTAAGAAAAAACCAGTTATGGAAACTCTGGACCTTGTAGTAATAGGGGCGGAATGGGGCTATGGCAGAAGGACAAGTTTTCTTGGTTCTTATGCATTGGCCTGTCATGACCCTGACACAGGCCAGTTCCTGCCGGTAGGTAAAGTGGCCACCGGAATATCTGATGAGCAACTGGCAGAACTAACAGAAATGTTCAGGGAACATGTCATTTCAGGATCCGGTACTAGTGTGGAGATCAGACCGCATATACTCTTTGAAGTGGCTTTCGAAGAGATACAGAAGAGCACGAACTATGAGTCTGGATATGCATTGCGCTTTCCACGGCTTGTACGTGTAAGAGATGATAAGTCACTGGAAGAGGTTGACACGCTGGAACGTCTTGAGGACATGTACAGGACCCAGCGTAAATGA
- a CDS encoding TldD/PmbA family protein: MYDIARKALRAALKAGADEAEVYLVKSEMTSIDIRKGVIEGSRENINKGMGIRAVVNGAVGFSSTNIDTKMEEAARTAVSSARIRGTDPAWKSFPTDGKYPEIKGAFDPRIKDMELDECIEFSTNMLAGASSLPEVLVTAGSFSRVVSRRLILNSNGIEVEDRGTAISGFVDVITGQEEPTTAYEYDMSRKMDIDFFNLGKAASELASMSKNGISIEPHRTEIILHPFAVADLLTGIFSSAIDADNVQKGRSSLIGRKGEMIASEKLSITDDGLLEGGLETAMADDEGIPSQTTPVIDKGVFKSYLYDTYTAGKEGISSTGNASRHSYSSPPSVGTRNFIIGHEQSNVIEDTDKGIYINTVIGAHTANYLSGDFSVEARNAFIIEKGELSSPIRSLMLSGNVFNILRTINGAGKDLRQVGGTVTPSLRIADMSVVG; this comes from the coding sequence ATGTATGACATTGCAAGAAAAGCCCTCCGTGCTGCCCTCAAAGCAGGTGCCGACGAGGCTGAGGTCTATCTGGTCAAAAGCGAAATGACCAGTATAGACATTCGCAAAGGCGTGATCGAAGGTTCCAGGGAAAACATAAATAAAGGAATGGGAATTCGTGCAGTTGTTAACGGTGCTGTTGGTTTCTCAAGTACCAATATAGACACTAAAATGGAAGAAGCTGCAAGGACAGCAGTTTCCTCTGCCAGGATCAGAGGAACGGATCCTGCATGGAAGTCTTTTCCAACTGATGGGAAGTATCCCGAAATAAAGGGTGCGTTCGATCCCCGTATCAAAGATATGGAACTTGACGAATGTATAGAGTTTTCCACTAACATGCTGGCAGGAGCATCATCTTTACCTGAAGTGCTTGTAACTGCAGGCTCGTTTTCCCGTGTGGTAAGCAGGCGTTTGATATTAAATAGTAATGGCATAGAGGTAGAGGACAGAGGAACAGCAATAAGCGGGTTCGTAGATGTTATAACTGGTCAGGAAGAACCTACCACTGCCTATGAATACGACATGTCTAGAAAAATGGACATTGATTTTTTCAATTTGGGCAAGGCTGCTTCTGAACTTGCATCCATGTCAAAGAATGGTATTTCCATTGAACCTCACCGTACAGAGATCATTCTGCATCCATTTGCAGTTGCTGATCTTCTGACAGGTATCTTTTCCTCTGCTATTGATGCAGACAATGTTCAAAAAGGCAGGTCCAGTCTCATTGGACGTAAAGGAGAAATGATTGCAAGTGAGAAGTTATCTATAACAGACGATGGACTTCTTGAAGGGGGTCTTGAGACAGCTATGGCGGATGATGAAGGTATTCCTTCCCAGACAACTCCTGTAATAGATAAAGGTGTTTTCAAGTCCTATCTATATGATACCTATACTGCAGGCAAGGAAGGTATAAGCAGTACAGGCAACGCTTCAAGACATTCCTATTCCTCACCTCCCTCTGTAGGGACACGCAATTTTATTATTGGACATGAACAAAGCAATGTGATCGAAGACACGGATAAAGGGATCTACATTAACACGGTCATCGGAGCACATACCGCTAATTACCTATCAGGTGACTTTTCAGTAGAAGCACGGAATGCCTTCATCATCGAGAAAGGAGAGCTTTCAAGTCCTATCAGATCTCTTATGCTGTCAGGAAATGTTTTCAATATTCTTAGGACTATAAATGGTGCCGGTAAGGATCTGAGGCAAGTAGGCGGCACAGTAACGCCTTCGCTTCGGATAGCTGATATGAGTGTTGTCGGCTGA
- a CDS encoding MFS transporter, which translates to MVNAENTKEKLDPKLYILSISKLFKDMGTGILAFLIPLYIVQTHSFFAPGIPDVVKAGIVATVFGFSNAFSQPFSGRLSDRLDKRKSFVIFGLAGFMVVSVLYSHVSMFEHVVLLRAVQGITVGATVPAIVAMVTHFSTSGTRGRAIGIYSSMRGFGYGIGAMIGGIVATYFGFTAGFYLCALLGFISLLLVQLFVGETHNRHEKRRTKDQNNDGASQFHALSFAMFIIMVGIMIIFAFLPEYEVRLQASELSLSIAVSAYVISRVILQTPIGVLSDRYGRKRLILYGLLLNIPVVLGLGYVTRVEELIVLRALQGLCMASVETPVMALAVELAGGASVSSRISSITSAQAAGTAFGPLIGGFLGGYVSFTMPFYVCAAMMAISLLVVMYMVTEPKLTTNASPDA; encoded by the coding sequence ATGGTAAACGCCGAAAATACTAAAGAGAAGCTTGATCCCAAACTTTACATCCTTTCCATTTCCAAGTTATTCAAAGATATGGGCACAGGTATACTTGCTTTTCTTATACCTCTGTACATAGTTCAAACCCATAGCTTCTTTGCACCGGGAATTCCCGATGTTGTAAAAGCAGGCATAGTAGCCACAGTATTTGGATTTAGCAATGCATTTTCCCAACCATTTTCAGGCAGATTATCAGACAGGCTGGATAAAAGAAAGTCTTTTGTAATATTCGGCCTTGCAGGTTTCATGGTGGTCTCGGTGCTTTATTCTCATGTTTCTATGTTCGAGCACGTGGTGCTTCTAAGAGCAGTACAGGGGATAACCGTCGGTGCAACAGTACCTGCCATCGTGGCAATGGTGACACATTTCTCAACATCCGGCACCAGGGGTAGAGCTATAGGCATATATTCAAGCATGAGGGGATTCGGTTATGGTATAGGTGCAATGATCGGTGGTATAGTAGCTACCTATTTTGGATTCACTGCCGGATTCTATTTGTGTGCTCTTCTGGGTTTTATAAGTTTACTACTTGTGCAGTTATTCGTGGGTGAGACACATAACAGGCATGAAAAAAGAAGAACAAAAGACCAGAATAATGATGGAGCATCACAGTTCCATGCCCTGTCCTTTGCAATGTTCATTATAATGGTCGGGATCATGATAATATTCGCTTTTCTCCCGGAATACGAGGTCCGCCTGCAAGCCTCGGAACTTTCTCTCAGTATTGCAGTGTCCGCATATGTCATTTCCAGAGTGATACTGCAAACTCCCATTGGTGTGCTCTCTGACAGATATGGACGCAAAAGGCTGATACTATACGGCCTGCTCCTGAATATACCAGTAGTGCTGGGATTAGGATATGTAACCAGGGTAGAAGAGCTCATAGTGCTGCGTGCCTTGCAGGGACTTTGCATGGCTTCTGTGGAAACCCCTGTCATGGCCCTTGCAGTGGAACTTGCAGGAGGTGCTTCCGTAAGTTCACGGATAAGCTCCATCACCAGCGCACAGGCAGCAGGTACAGCTTTTGGTCCCCTTATAGGAGGATTCCTTGGAGGATATGTATCTTTCACAATGCCTTTCTATGTATGCGCAGCCATGATGGCCATCTCACTGCTAGTGGTTATGTATATGGTTACAGAACCAAAACTCACTACCAATGCCAGCCCTGATGCATGA
- the htpX gene encoding zinc metalloprotease HtpX: MGNMLKTTLLLASLTGLLVIVGRLIGGPSGMIIAFLFAIIMNFGTYWYSDKIVLRMYKAQEVTASEHPQLHNIVKKLATLADMPMPKVYIVHTAMPNAFATGRDPKHAAVAATTGILDLLTTEELEGVLAHEMAHVKNRDTLISAIAATIAGVISMIATWVQWAAIFGGLGGRDEEGSNNILGFLALAIVAPLAATIIQLAISRSREFAADEEGARISKKPWALASALEKLESGATLYRPRRGDVQASDNTAHMFIVNPLKGGGLSNLFRTHPATEERVARLRSM, from the coding sequence ATGGGAAACATGCTAAAAACAACTTTGTTATTGGCATCTTTGACCGGTCTGCTGGTCATAGTGGGAAGGCTCATCGGAGGGCCTTCGGGAATGATTATAGCCTTTTTATTTGCTATAATCATGAACTTCGGTACTTACTGGTACAGTGATAAGATCGTACTGCGCATGTACAAGGCACAAGAGGTAACTGCTTCAGAACATCCACAACTGCACAACATAGTGAAGAAGCTTGCAACCCTTGCAGACATGCCCATGCCCAAGGTCTATATAGTCCATACGGCTATGCCCAATGCCTTTGCAACCGGCAGAGATCCCAAGCATGCAGCTGTAGCTGCCACTACAGGTATATTGGACCTTCTGACCACAGAAGAGCTTGAGGGCGTACTGGCACATGAAATGGCTCATGTGAAAAACAGGGACACGCTGATTAGTGCGATCGCAGCGACCATTGCAGGTGTTATCTCCATGATCGCCACATGGGTACAGTGGGCAGCCATATTTGGGGGACTAGGAGGTCGTGATGAAGAAGGAAGTAACAATATACTTGGCTTTTTAGCATTGGCCATTGTAGCCCCTCTTGCAGCCACCATCATCCAGCTTGCCATATCCAGATCAAGGGAGTTTGCTGCCGATGAAGAGGGAGCAAGGATATCTAAAAAACCATGGGCTCTAGCAAGTGCACTGGAAAAGCTGGAATCTGGTGCGACTCTCTACCGGCCAAGGCGGGGAGATGTGCAGGCATCGGACAATACTGCCCACATGTTCATAGTCAATCCTCTGAAAGGAGGCGGCTTAAGCAATCTGTTCCGGACACATCCTGCAACTGAAGAAAGGGTAGCTCGTCTTCGGTCAATGTAA